One Georgenia wutianyii DNA segment encodes these proteins:
- a CDS encoding AEC family transporter — translation MLEGFTALAVLIALGALLAHVGFLTYASQTMLVRLAFWVASPALLLTVVADADVRVVLSASLVASAGAIAGSLALYLLLSRLLARRPAPETVVGALCSMYVNAGNLGLPIAAYVLDDAALVAPILLLQLLVLQPLALAVLDRTTSGRAAGAGHILLRTVRNPLMIGALLGLVLALTGVTLPTLVRAPVDLLGAMAVPAMLLAYGVSLRLGPRPGAGAPVAELALVVGLKIVVQPLLAHLVGLAVGLDDSALYAVTVLAALPTAQNVFVLASRYDRGVVLARDAIFLSTIGAVPAIVVITALAA, via the coding sequence GTGCTCGAGGGCTTCACCGCCCTCGCCGTCCTCATCGCCCTCGGCGCGCTCCTCGCGCACGTCGGCTTCCTCACCTACGCCAGCCAGACGATGCTCGTCCGGCTGGCGTTCTGGGTCGCCAGCCCCGCGCTCCTCCTCACCGTCGTCGCGGACGCCGACGTGCGCGTCGTCCTCTCCGCCAGCCTCGTCGCCTCCGCCGGGGCCATCGCCGGCTCGCTCGCGCTCTACCTGCTCCTGTCGCGGCTCCTCGCGCGCCGCCCGGCCCCCGAGACCGTCGTCGGGGCGCTGTGCTCGATGTACGTCAACGCCGGCAACCTCGGCCTGCCCATCGCGGCCTACGTGCTCGACGACGCCGCGCTCGTCGCCCCGATCCTCCTGCTCCAGCTGCTCGTCCTGCAGCCGCTCGCCCTGGCCGTCCTCGACCGCACGACCTCCGGGCGCGCCGCGGGGGCCGGCCACATCCTCCTGCGGACGGTGCGCAACCCGCTCATGATCGGCGCGCTCCTCGGGCTGGTGCTCGCGCTCACCGGCGTCACGCTGCCCACGCTCGTGCGCGCACCGGTCGACCTCCTCGGCGCCATGGCCGTGCCGGCGATGCTCCTCGCCTACGGCGTCTCGCTGCGCCTGGGACCGCGGCCCGGTGCCGGCGCGCCCGTCGCGGAGCTCGCGCTCGTCGTCGGGCTCAAGATCGTCGTCCAGCCGCTGCTCGCCCACCTCGTCGGGCTCGCGGTGGGGCTCGATGACAGCGCTCTGTACGCCGTCACCGTGCTCGCGGCGCTGCCCACCGCGCAGAACGTCTTCGTCCTCGCGAGCAGGTACGACCGCGGCGTCGTCCTCGCCCGCGACGCGATCTTCCTCTCGACGATCGGGGCGGTGCCCGCGATCGTCGTCATCACCGCGCTGGCCGCCTGA
- the panD gene encoding aspartate 1-decarboxylase, whose product MPAPSSLQRPMLIGKIHRATVTAADLHYVGSITVDADLLDAADLLPGQQVDVVDITNGARLTTYVIPGERGKGDVQINGAAAHLVHPGDLVILIAYGMLSDADARTYTPSVVFVDEHNRVLDIGDEPGQVPDCAEETSYPVEPSGVPFADYRAEAAPGPR is encoded by the coding sequence ATGCCAGCGCCCAGCTCGCTGCAGCGGCCGATGCTCATCGGCAAGATCCACCGCGCCACCGTGACGGCGGCCGACCTCCACTACGTCGGCTCCATCACCGTCGACGCCGACCTCCTCGACGCCGCCGACCTCCTGCCCGGGCAGCAGGTCGACGTCGTCGACATCACCAACGGCGCACGGCTGACCACCTACGTCATCCCCGGCGAGCGCGGGAAGGGCGACGTCCAGATCAACGGCGCCGCCGCCCACCTCGTCCACCCCGGCGACCTGGTCATCCTCATCGCCTACGGCATGCTCAGCGACGCGGACGCGCGCACCTACACCCCCTCCGTCGTCTTCGTCGACGAGCACAACCGGGTCCTCGACATCGGCGACGAGCCCGGCCAGGTGCCCGACTGCGCCGAGGAGACCTCCTACCCCGTCGAGCCGTCCGGCGTCCCCTTCGCCGACTACCGCGCCGAGGCTGCCCCCGGGCCGCGCTGA
- the panC gene encoding pantoate--beta-alanine ligase — protein MTMGALHEGHLDLVREARRRADHVVVTIFVNPLQFAAGEDLDAYPRDLEADLAKLASVGADVVFAPDPQVMYPQGEPAVRVDPGPVATRLEGLARPTHFGGVLTVVLKLLHLTRPDVALFGQKDAQQLALVRAMVRDLDLDVEIVGVPIRREPDGLAMSSRNAYLSPDERQAALALSAALRAAGAVASSGPGAVLAAARGVLAAQPGVEVDYAELVDPETMEPVPPGHGGRALLAVAARVGSTRLIDNAILDLQE, from the coding sequence ATGACGATGGGCGCGCTCCACGAGGGGCACCTCGACCTCGTCCGCGAGGCCCGCCGCCGGGCCGACCACGTCGTCGTGACGATCTTCGTCAACCCGCTCCAGTTCGCCGCCGGGGAGGACCTCGACGCCTACCCGCGCGACCTGGAGGCCGACCTCGCGAAGCTCGCCTCCGTCGGCGCCGACGTCGTCTTCGCGCCCGACCCGCAGGTGATGTACCCCCAGGGTGAGCCGGCCGTGCGCGTCGACCCCGGCCCGGTGGCCACGCGGCTCGAGGGCCTCGCCCGGCCCACCCACTTCGGCGGGGTGCTCACCGTCGTGCTCAAGCTCCTCCACCTCACCCGGCCCGACGTCGCGCTGTTCGGGCAGAAGGACGCCCAGCAGCTCGCGCTCGTCCGGGCGATGGTCCGCGACCTCGACCTCGACGTCGAGATCGTCGGCGTGCCGATCCGGCGCGAGCCCGACGGGCTGGCGATGAGCAGCCGCAACGCCTACCTCTCGCCCGACGAGCGGCAGGCGGCGCTGGCCCTCTCGGCCGCGCTGCGGGCCGCCGGCGCCGTCGCCTCCTCCGGACCCGGTGCCGTGCTCGCCGCCGCCCGCGGCGTGCTCGCCGCCCAGCCCGGCGTCGAGGTCGATTACGCCGAGCTCGTCGACCCTGAGACCATGGAACCCGTGCCTCCCGGCCACGGCGGGCGCGCGCTCCTCGCGGTCGCCGCCCGGGTGGGGAGCACGCGGCTCATCGACAACGCGATCCTCGACCTGCAGGAGTGA
- a CDS encoding PH domain-containing protein — translation MSTEQPAPEEHVEWRRVHKVTPVLQAWKVIVAVFAVLVWQNVETITELWDDRDTVNWTLVLLIGGGAILLLLLLLAVYSVLSWRMMRYAVGRDAVFLHSGILFRQQRHARLNRIQAVDVVQPLLARLFGLAQLKIETAGGGGSSVVLAFLKEEEAQRLRREVLDRAAGRAPAAPTADGAPDEAPGAAPAPAVHPEAERELLEVPTGRLVGSLLLSGSMIGLVLLLVGLLVAAVVTGSPGPLFGALPGIFGWGTYLWGRFTGGFNFRAAISPDGIRLRYGLLEQRTQTVPPGRIHAVGLKQPLLWRRRGWWRVEVNVAGYSAVETQTESTTGTVLLPVGTRGEALTALWLVLPDLGVADPKAVIDGALEGEGQDGGFLTSPRSARWLDPVSWRRNGVQLTDRAVLVRRGRLSRSLAIVPHERTQSLALSQGPLERRAGLANIAPATVGGPVSTTAHHLGAMTALAVLGEASRMSREARHRESPEEWMERVGLVPPRAPAAPPVDAPPAGPPVAGPPPAVDAPPAGPPVVGPPAGLPLDPPPAGPAVDGPLLGAPADLPPPAPHERR, via the coding sequence GTGAGCACCGAGCAGCCCGCTCCGGAGGAGCACGTCGAGTGGCGGCGGGTCCACAAGGTCACCCCGGTCCTCCAGGCCTGGAAGGTCATCGTCGCCGTCTTCGCCGTGCTCGTGTGGCAGAACGTCGAGACGATCACCGAGCTGTGGGACGACCGGGACACGGTGAACTGGACCCTCGTCCTGCTCATCGGTGGAGGCGCGATCCTCCTGCTCCTCCTCCTCCTCGCCGTCTACTCGGTGCTCTCCTGGCGGATGATGCGCTACGCCGTCGGGCGTGACGCCGTCTTCCTCCACAGCGGCATCCTCTTCCGCCAGCAGCGGCACGCGCGCCTCAACCGGATCCAGGCCGTCGACGTCGTCCAGCCGTTGCTCGCCCGTCTCTTCGGGCTCGCGCAGCTGAAGATCGAGACCGCGGGTGGGGGCGGCTCCTCCGTCGTCCTCGCCTTCCTCAAGGAGGAGGAGGCCCAGCGGCTGCGCCGCGAGGTCCTCGACCGCGCCGCCGGCAGGGCGCCCGCGGCCCCCACGGCGGACGGCGCGCCGGACGAGGCGCCCGGCGCCGCCCCGGCGCCGGCCGTCCACCCGGAGGCCGAGCGCGAGCTGCTCGAGGTGCCCACCGGGCGGCTCGTCGGCTCCCTCCTCCTCTCCGGCTCGATGATCGGGCTCGTCCTGCTCCTCGTCGGTCTCCTCGTCGCCGCCGTCGTCACCGGGTCGCCCGGCCCGCTCTTCGGCGCGCTGCCCGGCATCTTCGGCTGGGGCACCTACCTGTGGGGCCGGTTCACCGGCGGCTTCAACTTCCGCGCGGCCATCTCCCCGGACGGCATCCGCCTGCGCTACGGACTCCTCGAGCAGCGCACCCAGACGGTGCCGCCCGGCCGCATCCACGCCGTCGGCCTCAAGCAGCCGCTGCTGTGGCGGCGCCGCGGGTGGTGGCGCGTGGAGGTCAACGTCGCGGGCTACTCCGCGGTCGAGACCCAGACGGAGAGCACGACCGGCACCGTCCTGCTGCCCGTCGGCACGCGCGGGGAGGCACTGACCGCGCTGTGGCTCGTCCTGCCCGACCTCGGCGTCGCGGACCCGAAGGCGGTCATCGACGGCGCGCTCGAGGGTGAGGGGCAGGACGGCGGGTTCCTCACCAGCCCCCGCAGCGCACGCTGGCTCGACCCCGTCTCCTGGCGGCGCAACGGCGTCCAGCTCACCGATCGCGCGGTCCTCGTGCGCCGCGGACGGCTCAGCCGCTCCCTGGCCATCGTCCCGCACGAGCGGACGCAGTCCCTGGCACTGTCCCAGGGACCGCTCGAGCGGCGGGCCGGGCTGGCGAACATCGCCCCGGCGACGGTCGGCGGCCCGGTCTCCACGACCGCCCACCACTTGGGGGCGATGACGGCGCTCGCCGTCCTCGGCGAGGCCTCGCGGATGTCGCGCGAGGCGCGTCACCGGGAGTCGCCCGAGGAGTGGATGGAGCGCGTCGGTCTCGTGCCGCCGCGGGCCCCCGCCGCCCCGCCCGTGGACGCGCCGCCGGCTGGTCCGCCCGTCGCCGGGCCGCCGCCCGCCGTGGACGCGCCGCCTGCCGGTCCGCCCGTGGTGGGCCCGCCCGCCGGCCTGCCCCTCGACCCGCCGCCCGCGGGCCCCGCGGTGGACGGGCCGCTGCTCGGCGCCCCGGCCGACCTCCCACCGCCGGCCCCGCACGAGCGGCGCTGA
- a CDS encoding PH domain-containing protein — protein sequence MSTTQPGWHEAAPSPFDPAGLTFTPVSRGLVKVRLITVLVWLGLPLVAVVVLAFVFPGWWWWIPIGVLGGLLAWLLWLVPRQVSAIGYAERDEDLLIRKGILFRQLTLVPYGRMQFVDVQAGPLDRWAKVAKVQLHTASAQTDASIPGLPPAEAARLRDRLTERGEARLAGL from the coding sequence ATGAGCACTACGCAACCGGGGTGGCACGAGGCCGCCCCCAGCCCGTTCGACCCCGCCGGACTCACCTTCACCCCGGTCTCCCGGGGCCTGGTCAAGGTCCGGCTCATCACCGTTCTCGTGTGGCTGGGACTGCCGCTCGTCGCGGTCGTCGTGCTCGCATTCGTGTTCCCGGGCTGGTGGTGGTGGATCCCGATCGGCGTCCTCGGCGGCCTCCTCGCGTGGCTGCTGTGGCTCGTGCCGCGGCAGGTCTCGGCGATCGGCTACGCCGAGCGCGACGAGGACCTCCTCATCCGCAAGGGCATCCTCTTCCGCCAGCTCACCCTCGTGCCCTACGGGCGCATGCAGTTCGTCGACGTCCAGGCGGGCCCGCTCGACCGGTGGGCCAAGGTCGCCAAGGTCCAGCTCCACACCGCCTCGGCCCAGACCGACGCGTCGATCCCCGGGCTGCCGCCCGCGGAGGCCGCGCGCCTGCGTGACCGGCTCACCGAGCGCGGCGAGGCGAGGCTGGCAGGCCTGTGA
- a CDS encoding DUF3180 domain-containing protein: protein MQRTSRQTLLLTAVVAGAVAYAALAVLESRGGALVPVPPVTGIGLLALAVVLLALGRSVRRLVEGKDTRMTQLGAARVAMLAKASSLSGSALGGYFAAQVLLAWRNITAPALREHALSAGGALLACLALVAVALVVEHWCRLPPEEDGEPA from the coding sequence ATGCAACGGACGAGCCGCCAGACCCTGCTCCTCACCGCCGTCGTCGCCGGGGCGGTGGCCTACGCCGCGCTGGCGGTGCTCGAGTCGCGCGGCGGGGCGCTCGTCCCGGTGCCCCCGGTGACCGGCATCGGCCTGCTCGCCCTCGCCGTCGTGCTCCTCGCGCTCGGCCGCTCCGTGCGCCGCCTCGTCGAGGGCAAGGACACGCGGATGACCCAGCTCGGCGCGGCCCGGGTGGCGATGCTCGCCAAGGCGAGCTCGCTGTCCGGCTCGGCGCTCGGCGGCTACTTCGCCGCCCAGGTCCTCCTCGCCTGGCGCAACATCACCGCGCCCGCGCTCCGGGAGCACGCGCTCTCCGCCGGCGGGGCGCTGCTCGCCTGCCTCGCGCTCGTCGCCGTCGCGCTCGTCGTCGAGCACTGGTGCCGCCTTCCTCCCGAGGAGGACGGCGAGCCCGCCTGA
- the folK gene encoding 2-amino-4-hydroxy-6-hydroxymethyldihydropteridine diphosphokinase, with the protein MSDRITLTGLRARGHHGVLAGEREVGQVFTADVVLHLDTRAAAAGDDLTATVNYAEVAQDVVAVLSGPPADLVETVAARIAEVVLRRPRVTAVDVTVHKPQAPVPVPFTDVTVHVHRDRAGGVRDVVLALGANLGDARATLAAALHELDRHPRVEVRAVSPLLRSAAVVLPGGQPQPDYLNAVAVLRTSLPPRELLALCQGVELGHGRVRTERWGARTLDLDLVAAGDLTWQDADLTLPHPRAHERGFVLAPWARVVPGAVLPGHGPVTELAAACGEPGEWVAEDWWERA; encoded by the coding sequence ATGAGCGACCGGATCACCCTCACCGGGCTGCGGGCGCGCGGGCACCACGGGGTGCTCGCGGGCGAGCGTGAGGTCGGCCAGGTCTTCACCGCCGACGTCGTCCTCCACCTCGACACCCGGGCCGCCGCGGCCGGCGACGACCTCACCGCGACCGTGAACTACGCGGAGGTCGCGCAGGACGTCGTCGCCGTGCTGTCCGGACCTCCCGCCGACCTCGTCGAGACGGTCGCCGCGCGGATCGCCGAGGTGGTGCTGCGCCGCCCGCGGGTCACCGCCGTCGACGTCACCGTCCACAAGCCGCAGGCCCCGGTCCCGGTGCCCTTCACCGACGTCACCGTCCACGTCCACCGCGACAGGGCCGGCGGCGTCCGCGACGTCGTCCTCGCCCTCGGGGCCAACCTCGGCGACGCCCGCGCGACCCTCGCCGCCGCCCTGCACGAGCTCGACCGCCACCCCCGGGTGGAGGTCCGCGCCGTCTCCCCGCTCCTGCGCAGCGCCGCCGTCGTCCTGCCCGGCGGGCAGCCGCAGCCGGACTACCTCAACGCCGTCGCCGTGCTGCGCACGAGCCTGCCCCCGCGCGAGCTCCTCGCGCTGTGCCAGGGCGTGGAGCTCGGGCACGGGCGGGTGCGCACCGAGCGGTGGGGCGCGCGCACCCTCGACCTCGACCTCGTCGCCGCCGGCGACCTCACCTGGCAGGACGCCGACCTCACCCTGCCCCACCCGCGCGCCCACGAGCGTGGCTTCGTCCTGGCGCCCTGGGCGCGCGTGGTGCCGGGCGCCGTCCTGCCCGGTCACGGGCCGGTCACCGAGCTCGCCGCCGCGTGCGGGGAGCCGGGGGAGTGGGTCGCCGAGGACTGGTGGGAGCGCGCGTGA
- the folP gene encoding dihydropteroate synthase: MGVLNVTPDSFSDGGRWLDADQALAHGRLLRRQGADVLDVGGESTRPGSERVPVDVELARVLPVVRALAADGAVVSIDTVHAETADACLRAGAAVVNDVSGGLADPEILDVAARHGARYVLGHWRGDPATMNERAVYADVVAEVVTELAARTRVALAAGVDPALLVLDPGLGFAKDAEHNWELLARLEALEALGHPLLVGASRKRFLGALLAGPDGVPAPPLARDGATAALTAILAARGVWGVRVHEVRPSADAVRVAAALRAAGRAR; encoded by the coding sequence ATGGGCGTCCTCAACGTCACCCCCGACTCCTTCTCCGACGGCGGGCGCTGGCTCGACGCGGACCAGGCCCTCGCCCACGGCCGCCTCCTGCGGCGGCAGGGCGCCGACGTCCTCGACGTCGGCGGGGAGTCGACCCGGCCCGGCTCGGAGCGGGTGCCGGTCGACGTCGAGCTCGCGCGGGTGCTGCCGGTCGTGCGCGCCCTCGCCGCCGATGGCGCCGTCGTGAGCATCGACACCGTCCACGCGGAGACCGCCGACGCCTGCCTGCGCGCGGGCGCCGCCGTCGTCAACGACGTCTCCGGCGGCCTCGCCGACCCCGAGATCCTCGACGTCGCCGCCCGGCACGGGGCGCGCTACGTCCTGGGCCACTGGCGCGGTGACCCGGCGACGATGAACGAGCGAGCCGTCTACGCCGACGTCGTCGCCGAGGTCGTGACCGAGCTCGCCGCGCGGACCCGGGTCGCGCTCGCGGCCGGGGTCGACCCCGCGCTCCTCGTCCTGGACCCCGGGCTCGGCTTCGCCAAGGACGCGGAGCACAACTGGGAGCTGCTCGCCCGGCTCGAGGCCCTCGAGGCGCTCGGCCACCCCCTCCTCGTCGGCGCCTCCCGCAAGCGCTTCCTCGGTGCCCTGCTCGCCGGGCCGGACGGCGTCCCCGCGCCTCCGCTCGCCCGCGACGGGGCGACGGCCGCGCTCACCGCCATCCTCGCGGCGCGGGGCGTGTGGGGCGTGCGCGTCCACGAGGTCCGCCCGTCGGCCGACGCGGTGCGGGTGGCCGCGGCGCTGCGCGCAGCGGGGCGGGCACGATGA
- the folE gene encoding GTP cyclohydrolase I FolE — MSTPEERAPGDSPSPAGTTAQRPYDAAGVERAVRDLLVAVGEDPDREGLRDTPARVARAFEETFAGMRVDPAEVLTTTFDLGHEEMVLVRDIEVYSTCEHHLVPFHGVAHVGYIPGSSGRVTGLSKIARLVDAFARRPQVQERLTSQIADALVASLDPGGVIVVIECEHLCMSMRGVRKAGSRTITSAVRGQMRDVATRAEAMSLIAPRR, encoded by the coding sequence ATGAGCACGCCCGAGGAGCGCGCCCCCGGGGACTCCCCGTCCCCGGCCGGCACCACCGCCCAGCGGCCCTACGACGCCGCCGGGGTGGAGCGCGCCGTGCGTGACCTCCTCGTCGCGGTCGGGGAGGACCCCGACCGCGAAGGGCTGCGCGACACCCCCGCCCGCGTCGCGCGTGCCTTCGAGGAGACCTTCGCCGGGATGCGGGTCGACCCTGCCGAGGTCCTCACGACGACCTTCGACCTCGGTCACGAGGAGATGGTCCTCGTGCGCGACATCGAGGTGTACTCCACCTGCGAGCACCACCTCGTGCCCTTCCACGGGGTCGCGCACGTCGGCTACATCCCCGGCAGCTCCGGGCGCGTCACCGGGCTGAGCAAGATCGCCCGGCTCGTCGACGCGTTCGCCCGCCGCCCGCAGGTCCAGGAGCGGCTCACCTCCCAGATCGCCGACGCGCTCGTCGCGAGCCTCGACCCGGGGGGCGTCATCGTCGTCATCGAGTGCGAGCACCTGTGCATGTCGATGCGGGGGGTGCGCAAGGCCGGGTCCCGGACGATCACCTCCGCCGTCCGCGGGCAGATGCGTGACGTCGCGACACGCGCGGAGGCGATGAGCCTCATCGCGCCGCGGAGGTAG
- the ftsH gene encoding ATP-dependent zinc metalloprotease FtsH — MNAKKLLRGPLVWVALVLVLVYLGATLLTGQNPEEIDTSDGLALLAGDTVEQVEVNDTTQRVELALSEEFEDKGDLVAFYYATPQGTTVMDAIAAADPPEGYNSEVPQPSVWASLLGFLLPMLIILGVFWFLLSRMQGGGGMMKFGKSKAKMVNKENPQVTFADVAGADEAVEELQEIREFLADPAKFQAVGARIPKGVLLYGPPGTGKTLLARAVAGEAGVPFYSISGSDFVEMFVGVGASRVRDLFEQAKSNSPAIIFVDEIDAVGRHRGAGMGGGHDEREQTLNQLLVEMDGFDVSTNVILIAATNRPDILDPALLRPGRFDRQITVEAPDLAGRAAILKVHARGKPMVPEIDLQTVAKRTPGFTGADLANVLNEAALLTARSGADLIDDRALDEAIDRVIAGPQKRTRVMNEKEKKITAYHEGGHALAAAALRYTDPVTKVTILPRGRALGYTMVMPSEDRYSTTRNELLDQLAYAMGGRVAEEIVFHDPTTGASNDIEKATALARKMVTQYGMSDRVGAVKLGTDTGEPFLGRDMGHQRDYSEDIARIVDEEVRRLVDAAHDEAWEILNQYRDVLDRLVLELLDRETLNEQELAEIFAPVVKRDPRPVWLSSENRAVSDRPPVRTPAERAAGSNGMLPQDEAAAAGEGPGIGQVPPSGQVGGPAEGL, encoded by the coding sequence ATGAATGCCAAGAAGCTGTTGCGGGGCCCGCTGGTGTGGGTCGCACTCGTCCTCGTCCTCGTCTACCTGGGGGCGACCCTCCTCACCGGGCAGAACCCCGAGGAGATCGACACCTCCGACGGCCTGGCGCTGCTCGCAGGGGACACGGTCGAGCAGGTCGAGGTCAACGACACCACCCAGCGCGTCGAGCTCGCGCTGAGCGAGGAGTTCGAGGACAAGGGCGACCTCGTCGCCTTCTACTACGCCACCCCGCAGGGCACGACGGTCATGGACGCGATCGCGGCCGCCGACCCGCCGGAGGGCTACAACTCCGAGGTCCCGCAGCCCTCGGTCTGGGCCTCCCTGCTCGGCTTCCTCCTGCCGATGCTCATCATCCTCGGCGTCTTCTGGTTCCTGCTCTCCCGCATGCAGGGCGGCGGCGGGATGATGAAGTTCGGCAAGTCCAAGGCCAAGATGGTCAACAAGGAGAACCCCCAGGTCACCTTCGCCGACGTCGCCGGGGCGGACGAGGCCGTCGAGGAGCTCCAGGAGATCCGCGAGTTCCTCGCCGACCCCGCGAAGTTCCAGGCCGTCGGCGCCCGGATCCCCAAGGGCGTCCTGCTCTACGGCCCGCCCGGGACCGGCAAGACCCTCCTCGCCCGCGCCGTCGCCGGGGAGGCCGGGGTCCCCTTCTACTCGATCTCCGGCTCCGACTTCGTCGAGATGTTCGTCGGCGTCGGCGCCTCCCGCGTGCGCGACCTGTTCGAGCAGGCCAAGTCCAACTCCCCGGCGATCATCTTCGTCGACGAGATCGACGCCGTCGGTCGCCACCGCGGCGCCGGCATGGGCGGCGGGCACGACGAGCGCGAGCAGACGCTCAACCAGCTGCTCGTCGAGATGGACGGCTTCGACGTCAGCACCAACGTCATCCTCATCGCGGCCACCAACCGGCCCGACATCCTGGACCCCGCGCTGCTGCGCCCCGGCCGCTTCGACCGGCAGATCACCGTCGAGGCCCCCGACCTCGCCGGGCGCGCCGCGATCCTCAAGGTCCACGCCCGGGGCAAGCCGATGGTGCCCGAGATCGACCTCCAGACGGTCGCCAAGCGCACCCCCGGCTTCACCGGCGCCGACCTCGCCAACGTGCTCAACGAGGCCGCCCTCCTCACCGCCCGCTCCGGGGCCGACCTCATCGACGACCGCGCGCTCGACGAGGCCATCGACCGCGTCATCGCCGGCCCGCAGAAGCGGACCCGGGTGATGAACGAGAAGGAGAAGAAGATCACCGCCTACCACGAGGGCGGACACGCCCTGGCGGCGGCGGCGCTGCGGTACACCGACCCCGTGACCAAGGTGACGATCCTCCCGCGCGGCCGGGCGCTGGGCTACACGATGGTCATGCCGAGCGAGGACAGGTACTCCACCACCCGCAACGAGCTGCTCGACCAGCTCGCCTACGCGATGGGCGGGCGGGTCGCCGAGGAGATCGTCTTCCACGACCCGACCACCGGTGCCTCCAACGACATCGAGAAGGCCACCGCGCTGGCCCGGAAGATGGTCACCCAGTACGGCATGAGCGACCGGGTCGGCGCCGTCAAGCTCGGCACCGACACCGGCGAGCCGTTCCTCGGTCGCGACATGGGCCACCAGCGCGACTACTCCGAGGACATCGCCCGCATCGTCGACGAGGAGGTCCGCCGCCTCGTCGACGCCGCGCACGACGAGGCCTGGGAGATCCTCAACCAGTACCGCGACGTCCTCGACCGGCTCGTCCTGGAGCTGCTCGACCGCGAGACGCTCAACGAGCAGGAGCTGGCCGAGATCTTCGCCCCCGTCGTCAAGCGCGACCCGCGACCGGTGTGGCTGTCCTCGGAGAACCGCGCGGTCTCGGACCGGCCCCCGGTGCGCACTCCCGCCGAGCGCGCCGCCGGCAGCAACGGGATGCTCCCGCAGGACGAGGCCGCCGCCGCCGGCGAGGGCCCGGGCATCGGGCAGGTCCCGCCGTCGGGCCAGGTCGGTGGTCCCGCCGAGGGACTGTGA
- the hpt gene encoding hypoxanthine phosphoribosyltransferase: MDASDMGKDLEKVLLTQEQIETRLDEMAARIDSDYAGKDLLLVGVLRGAVMVMADLSRRLHTSIEMDWMAVSSYGSGTKSSGVVRILKDLDTDLHGRHVLIVEDIIDSGLTLSWLVSNLRSRGPASVEIATLLRKPEAAKVEVDVRYVGFDIPTEFVVGYGLDFAEKYRHLPFVGTLAPHVYSG, translated from the coding sequence GTGGACGCCAGCGACATGGGAAAGGACCTCGAGAAGGTCCTGCTCACCCAGGAGCAGATCGAGACCCGGCTCGACGAGATGGCGGCCCGGATCGACTCCGACTACGCGGGCAAGGACCTCCTGCTCGTGGGCGTCCTGCGCGGCGCCGTCATGGTGATGGCGGACCTGTCCCGCCGGCTGCACACCTCGATCGAGATGGACTGGATGGCGGTGTCCTCCTACGGGTCGGGGACGAAGTCCTCCGGCGTCGTGCGCATCCTCAAGGACCTGGACACCGACCTGCACGGACGCCACGTGCTCATCGTCGAGGACATCATCGACTCCGGGCTCACGCTGTCCTGGCTCGTGTCCAACCTCCGCAGCCGCGGCCCGGCGTCCGTGGAGATCGCCACGCTGCTGCGCAAGCCGGAGGCCGCCAAGGTCGAGGTCGACGTGCGCTACGTCGGCTTCGACATCCCCACGGAGTTCGTCGTCGGCTACGGCCTCGACTTCGCCGAGAAGTACCGCCACCTGCCCTTCGTCGGGACCCTGGCGCCGCACGTCTACAGCGGCTGA